The Epilithonimonas zeae genome contains the following window.
AGTATAACTGCGCATTAACAGATTTAGTTCTGGAATGCAAATCCAATTTTTCAGATAGGATCTTCTCTCCTCTGTAACTGATCGCAAAATAACAATATAGTTTTCCGTTAGATTCTTCAACCGGTGATGCATAACCAGTTACCGCAATGGACCAATCTGAATTGTATAATCTGGAAACGTTCAATGCCATTGTCTCAGCAATACCCGCTGAAACACTATTACAATTTAAAGCTTGCTCCTGATTGACATCTAACAAATTAACTTTTTCTTCAAGTGTATAAGCGGTCATTCCACCCTTGTAAAATTGGGAAGCATCTTTCATCTGGGAAAATGAAAATTGCAGAAATCCAGAAGTGACGCTTTCTGCTATTGCAATTGTTTCTCCAGAGGATAAAAGCCTCTTGCCTATATACTTTAGCAGTTTATCAAGCTCAATGATAAAATAGATTAATGACCGGACTGAAAGTTCATCGGCATTCACTCCAAATTGAGAAGGTTTTACAATCATTTGTCCTGGTTTATTTATTAATGTTAACGAAGCATTACAATATCTAAACCATACTCCCCAAGAGACTATTTTTGTAATTCATAAGACAGTACGAAAAAACCGAATATTACTTTAGAGTCTATCAAATGATAATCAAAAGCTGTAATTAGGTCTTCAGCACAGCACGGATTCTCTCAAGAAGGACGACGATATCAAAAGGCTTGGGTATAATATCATCGGGAGAACAGCGGAGAGAAATATCCTGTACGGATGCGTGGGCACTCATCATAATGACAGGAATACTTTTGCTGCCGCGGATAGATTTAACATGCTGGCATAAGTCGGTTCCTGATCCGTCAGGCAACCGTACATCAAAAAGATACAGATCCGGATGAGAAGCAGTATCTCGTTTTTTAAATTCTGAAACTGAGGCAAAGGACTGCACTTCAAAGTTTTCAAGACCAAGAAATACTTCAAGTACTTCTCTGATTCCCTGGTCATCTTCAACCACATAGATTTTTTTCATAAAGGCTGTCTATCAATAATAACACCAGAAGATGCTTTACAAAGTTTAAATTATCTAATTACTATCAATGGGTTTACAATGGAAGAATAAACCAAAA
Protein-coding sequences here:
- a CDS encoding CinA family protein; the encoded protein is MIVKPSQFGVNADELSVRSLIYFIIELDKLLKYIGKRLLSSGETIAIAESVTSGFLQFSFSQMKDASQFYKGGMTAYTLEEKVNLLDVNQEQALNCNSVSAGIAETMALNVSRLYNSDWSIAVTGYASPVEESNGKLYCYFAISYRGEKILSEKLDLHSRTKSVNAQLYYSEFILGCFKIELDKQQESRAS
- a CDS encoding response regulator transcription factor, with the translated sequence MKKIYVVEDDQGIREVLEVFLGLENFEVQSFASVSEFKKRDTASHPDLYLFDVRLPDGSGTDLCQHVKSIRGSKSIPVIMMSAHASVQDISLRCSPDDIIPKPFDIVVLLERIRAVLKT